A window of Sphingobacterium sp. SRCM116780 contains these coding sequences:
- a CDS encoding ATP-dependent DNA ligase translates to MKRFTALISKLEQSNKTNDKLAALAQYFSEADDADKVWVIALFTGKKPKRTIKSSLLKEWIIEITGLPEWLFTESYHNVGDLSETIALLLPLATSDSDIPLHHWIRGLQDLTTSTDEEKRSFVRTAWGMLNTQERFVFNKLISGNFRIGVSAKNLILALAKLTHLDSNHITHSIMGKWDPDKISYSDLMDGVHVNTDSSWPYPFCLANPLEVPVQELGSISDWQAEWKWDGIRGQIIKRNDELFIWSRGEELVTDQFPELHIALTGLPNGTVIDGEILAMRQDEVLSFSTLQQRLNRKNVLKKQLEQAPIAFYAYDVMEYGGIDYRNEPLKQRRAILEQLLPIGNALLCSPIVPFTSWESLIELRKKSRDLNSEGIMLKHQDSIYHSGRKRGDWWKWKIEPFTIDAVMIYAQKGSGRRANFFTDYTFAVREGDQFITIAKAYSGLTDKEIKEVNSFVVKNAIEKFGPVRTVKPELVFEIAFEGIAESKRHKAGLALRFPRILRWRRDKKVEDINTLTDLRNLLLSTMRDSER, encoded by the coding sequence TTGAAACGTTTTACAGCATTAATTTCAAAACTTGAACAAAGCAATAAGACCAATGATAAATTAGCTGCGTTGGCTCAATACTTTTCCGAAGCCGATGATGCAGACAAGGTATGGGTAATTGCTTTATTTACAGGTAAAAAACCAAAGAGAACGATTAAATCTTCGCTATTGAAAGAATGGATTATCGAAATTACAGGTCTACCTGAATGGTTATTCACAGAAAGCTATCATAATGTCGGTGATCTCAGTGAAACCATAGCCCTGTTATTGCCACTCGCAACTTCAGATTCTGACATTCCTTTGCATCACTGGATAAGAGGTTTACAAGATTTAACAACGAGCACGGATGAGGAAAAAAGATCGTTTGTACGAACTGCTTGGGGCATGCTCAATACGCAGGAACGTTTTGTTTTTAATAAATTAATTTCAGGAAATTTTAGAATTGGTGTATCTGCCAAGAATTTGATTCTTGCTTTAGCTAAATTAACCCATTTAGATAGTAATCACATCACCCATAGCATCATGGGGAAGTGGGATCCCGACAAAATAAGCTATTCAGATTTGATGGATGGGGTACATGTCAATACGGATAGCTCTTGGCCTTATCCTTTTTGTCTGGCAAATCCTTTGGAGGTTCCTGTACAGGAGTTAGGATCAATTTCTGATTGGCAAGCAGAGTGGAAATGGGATGGCATCAGAGGACAAATTATTAAGCGGAATGATGAATTATTTATTTGGTCTCGTGGTGAAGAACTGGTGACCGATCAATTCCCTGAATTACATATTGCATTGACAGGCTTACCTAATGGAACGGTCATCGATGGCGAAATATTAGCGATGCGTCAGGATGAAGTTTTATCTTTTAGTACGTTACAGCAACGGTTAAATAGAAAAAACGTTCTTAAAAAGCAACTTGAGCAGGCTCCCATTGCTTTTTATGCTTATGATGTGATGGAATATGGAGGTATAGATTATAGAAATGAACCGTTAAAACAGAGACGGGCTATTTTAGAACAACTATTGCCGATAGGCAATGCATTACTATGCTCACCAATTGTTCCTTTTACTTCTTGGGAATCTTTAATCGAACTTCGCAAAAAATCAAGGGATCTGAATAGCGAAGGTATCATGTTGAAACATCAAGACTCTATCTATCACAGCGGTCGGAAAAGGGGAGATTGGTGGAAATGGAAAATAGAGCCTTTTACCATAGATGCCGTTATGATCTATGCGCAGAAAGGGAGCGGGAGAAGAGCAAACTTTTTTACGGATTATACCTTCGCCGTCCGCGAGGGAGATCAATTTATTACCATCGCGAAAGCTTATTCCGGGCTTACAGATAAAGAAATTAAAGAGGTAAATAGCTTTGTTGTTAAAAATGCCATTGAAAAATTTGGTCCTGTGCGAACGGTGAAACCAGAATTGGTTTTTGAAATTGCTTTTGAGGGTATTGCTGAAAGTAAAAGACATAAAGCAGGACTAGCATTACGCTTTCCTCGGATTCTGCGCTGGCGGAGAGATAAAAAAGTGGAAGATATTAATACATTAACTGATTTGAGAAATTTATTGTTATCAACCATGAGGGATAGCGAGCGATGA
- a CDS encoding ligase-associated DNA damage response DEXH box helicase codes for MKKTIGYRKVLAWLKSNKRKPFPFQEQAWQSYLEGYSGLVNAPTGFGKTYALFLAPIIAYLNEENKQKKNKEKLGLRLIWITPLRSLAKDLARAMEDALAQLEIDWQIGVRNGDTSISERQKQKRNIPQVLLITPESLHLLLAQKNIDSFFDDLQCVVADEWHELLGSKRGVMVELALSRIKGIVRFRKHTDLRIWGISATIGNLQEALNVLQPDHQTPKIIVRSDAEKKIRIQSIFPDTVEMLPWAGHLGIKLADRLIPIIKKSKTTLVFTNTRSQAEIWFQYLLNIYPDFAGQIAIHHGSIDFELRNWIEEALHTGILKVVICTSSLDLGVDFKPVDTVVQVGSPKGVARFLQRAGRSGHSPFETSKIYFMPTHALELVEIAAIKTASKTHQIENREPFIMTFDVLVQYLVTLAVGNGFDANIVFDEVRHTYAFQELLEEEFSWCMRFISQGGESLHAYPEFHKVVQDEDGLWKVTSRQMAMRHRLHIGTIVSDAMLKVKFMSGGYIGMIEEFFVSKLKPGDRFNLAGRGLEFVMVRGMMVLVKRSQHKKAITPSWLGGRLPLSANLGAILRTKYSQVLTSFQKEEELTFIRPLFELQAQITHVPMENEFLVELIQTREGYHLFAYPFEGRFVHEIMAALVAYRISKLVPITFSIAMNDYGFELLSDQEIPIDDALVYDLFSPDHLNEDITASINSTEMAKRKFRDIACISGLVFQGYPGKYLKNKQIQSSSSLFFDVFADYDKNNLLLRQAYDETFHYQLEAPRLLAALQRIQQSTIVLKFAHRFTPFSFPIKVDSMRESMSSEELETRIERMKAEVFKNLDHDEQYRKKRKRNNIG; via the coding sequence ATGAAAAAAACAATTGGTTATCGAAAAGTATTGGCATGGCTCAAAAGCAATAAACGAAAACCTTTTCCTTTTCAAGAACAGGCATGGCAATCTTATTTGGAAGGATACAGTGGTTTGGTCAATGCTCCCACAGGGTTTGGGAAAACATATGCACTTTTTTTAGCCCCTATTATTGCCTATTTGAATGAAGAAAATAAGCAGAAAAAGAATAAGGAAAAACTAGGGTTGCGTTTAATTTGGATCACACCGTTACGTTCCCTGGCAAAAGATTTAGCTCGAGCAATGGAGGATGCGCTTGCGCAATTGGAGATCGATTGGCAGATTGGCGTTAGAAATGGTGATACCTCTATCTCTGAAAGGCAGAAACAAAAGAGGAATATACCGCAGGTATTATTGATTACGCCAGAGAGCCTGCATTTGCTTTTGGCCCAGAAAAATATAGATTCTTTTTTTGATGATTTACAATGCGTCGTGGCAGATGAATGGCATGAATTGTTGGGGAGTAAACGAGGGGTTATGGTTGAACTGGCTTTATCGAGAATAAAAGGAATTGTGCGGTTTCGAAAACATACAGATTTACGTATTTGGGGGATTTCGGCTACTATTGGAAATTTACAGGAAGCTTTAAATGTCCTTCAGCCTGATCATCAAACACCGAAAATCATTGTCAGATCAGATGCAGAGAAAAAAATACGTATTCAATCTATTTTCCCTGATACCGTGGAGATGTTGCCATGGGCAGGTCATTTGGGAATCAAATTAGCTGATCGGTTAATCCCGATTATCAAAAAAAGCAAAACAACTTTGGTCTTTACCAATACCAGGAGTCAAGCGGAGATCTGGTTTCAATATTTATTGAATATCTATCCTGATTTTGCTGGTCAAATAGCTATCCATCATGGTTCAATTGATTTTGAATTACGGAATTGGATTGAAGAGGCATTGCATACTGGTATTTTGAAGGTGGTGATCTGTACCTCTTCTCTGGACTTGGGTGTCGATTTTAAACCAGTGGATACTGTGGTACAAGTTGGATCACCAAAAGGAGTAGCACGGTTTTTACAACGTGCCGGAAGGAGTGGTCATTCCCCTTTTGAAACTTCAAAAATTTATTTTATGCCTACACATGCGCTCGAATTGGTTGAAATTGCGGCAATAAAAACAGCATCCAAAACACATCAAATAGAAAATAGAGAACCTTTTATCATGACTTTTGATGTTTTGGTGCAATACCTGGTCACCTTAGCGGTGGGAAATGGATTCGATGCTAACATCGTTTTTGATGAAGTTCGCCATACGTATGCTTTTCAAGAATTATTAGAAGAAGAGTTTTCGTGGTGTATGCGCTTTATTTCTCAAGGAGGGGAGAGTTTACATGCTTATCCTGAGTTTCATAAAGTTGTCCAAGATGAAGATGGACTATGGAAAGTGACGAGCAGACAAATGGCCATGCGCCATCGTCTACATATCGGTACCATTGTGAGTGATGCAATGCTGAAAGTAAAATTTATGTCGGGTGGTTATATCGGTATGATTGAAGAGTTTTTTGTGTCTAAGCTAAAACCTGGGGATCGCTTTAATTTAGCCGGTAGGGGATTGGAATTTGTTATGGTGAGAGGTATGATGGTTTTGGTCAAAAGAAGTCAGCATAAGAAGGCAATAACGCCAAGTTGGCTAGGTGGAAGGTTGCCCTTAAGCGCTAATTTAGGGGCTATTTTGCGGACTAAATATAGTCAAGTACTTACCTCATTTCAGAAAGAAGAGGAATTGACTTTTATCCGTCCATTATTTGAATTACAGGCGCAAATAACCCATGTTCCTATGGAAAACGAATTCCTTGTAGAACTTATCCAAACAAGAGAGGGTTATCATTTATTTGCCTATCCTTTTGAGGGAAGATTCGTGCATGAGATTATGGCGGCCTTAGTTGCTTATCGTATTTCAAAACTAGTTCCCATTACGTTTTCGATCGCTATGAATGACTATGGTTTTGAATTGCTAAGTGATCAGGAAATCCCTATCGATGATGCTCTGGTATATGATCTGTTTTCTCCTGATCATTTAAATGAGGATATTACAGCGAGCATCAATTCGACTGAAATGGCGAAAAGAAAGTTTAGGGATATTGCCTGTATTTCGGGTTTAGTCTTTCAGGGTTATCCTGGAAAATATTTAAAGAATAAGCAGATTCAATCGTCCTCTTCGCTCTTTTTTGATGTGTTTGCAGATTATGATAAAAACAATCTATTACTACGACAGGCGTATGATGAAACTTTTCATTATCAATTGGAGGCTCCTAGATTGCTGGCAGCTTTACAGCGGATTCAACAAAGTACGATTGTGTTAAAATTTGCACATAGATTTACACCATTTTCGTTCCCTATTAAAGTAGATAGTATGCGAGAGAGTATGAGTTCTGAGGAACTGGAAACCAGAATTGAGCGTATGAAGGCTGAAGTGTTTAAAAATTTAGATCATGATGAGCAGTATCGTAAAAAGAGGAAAAGAAATAATATTGGATAA
- the pdeM gene encoding ligase-associated DNA damage response endonuclease PdeM: MMSSIVKRGKEIILDKERALYIPFYQLLVISDLHLGKSGHFRKEGLQIPKEVSETDIQRLAVLVKKYQPRTLLVTGDMFHHHYNSDLASFQAWRYENASLAIILVKGNHDRLQLALYEEFNVQIFPNHYTIGEFCFVHEKEDAPLEDKYIFSGHLHPGILMKGQARQRLKLPCFLFTATSALLPAFSLFTGLYLVKPNPQDQVFVITENRVASVNTF, encoded by the coding sequence ATGATGAGCAGTATCGTAAAAAGAGGAAAAGAAATAATATTGGATAAGGAACGTGCTTTATATATTCCTTTTTATCAACTTTTAGTGATTAGCGATCTGCATTTAGGAAAGTCTGGTCATTTCAGGAAGGAGGGCTTGCAGATTCCAAAGGAAGTTTCTGAGACGGATATTCAACGGTTGGCAGTTCTTGTCAAGAAATATCAGCCGCGTACTTTATTAGTGACTGGAGATATGTTTCATCATCATTATAATTCAGATTTAGCAAGTTTTCAAGCGTGGAGATATGAAAATGCTTCATTAGCAATTATCTTGGTGAAGGGAAATCACGATCGACTTCAACTGGCTCTTTATGAAGAATTTAATGTACAGATATTCCCCAATCATTATACTATTGGTGAGTTTTGTTTTGTTCACGAAAAAGAGGATGCACCATTGGAAGATAAATATATCTTCTCTGGTCATTTGCATCCTGGTATATTAATGAAAGGGCAAGCTAGACAGCGACTGAAGTTACCCTGCTTTCTGTTTACTGCAACGTCTGCTTTACTTCCTGCATTTAGTTTGTTTACAGGCTTGTATCTCGTCAAACCGAATCCACAAGATCAGGTATTTGTGATCACTGAGAATCGGGTAGCATCTGTTAACACATTTTAG
- a CDS encoding flavohemoglobin expression-modulating QEGLA motif protein, whose product MDPSKAIAKAVTSIIQKEPVHIQFSKDSKLVLKRISPLLLIYRIPTGGKDQMISNLAKSETCSLVGKESDLDFTAVITPIIRQLIDEFGACQLIEIWQDKDMEADVTIHISQKSALSVAQKFIKDFKTDEQNLGLTSEIKKDAKSPKPPETSPIINLLAAEFKQLLYMGIAIKPHYLDTVSGTVYPLILRNYRDLFTKSLRKSFLEFVRLHTSLKVSQFRMLKTTELQPLVLEIDQSLAAESQKFDFLLLVSPLNAREAWLQFKKDKFLKSPKFRYRPMPIDPELVKRNLYNLQIEDIDDPTIAYLFRDKRKELDAMMTMLIDRGNEGFLLGSLQVFGNVNDHLLETAKAILFVYEHVGRKSTPPKKLINATEFAKLAKEELQYLRLQLPSLETGVRIREDITGIMVNRGVLNISKYYEIEESRAIALIQHEVGTHIVTYFNGKSQPFKLFSLGVPGYEQLQEGLAVFSEYMVNELSAERLRIIAARVVAVHHMLAGHNFSDTFFLLVDQYHFIEETAFHICTRVYRGGGFTKDALYLKGLMSIITYIREGRDLSTLLIGKIREDYIPIVKELTQRGLLRNPILKPRYLSDPYIANLERIKSGDNIFNLSNY is encoded by the coding sequence ATGGATCCAAGTAAAGCAATAGCAAAAGCAGTTACATCCATCATACAAAAAGAACCCGTTCATATCCAGTTTTCGAAAGATAGTAAACTTGTTCTTAAACGCATCAGTCCATTACTTTTGATTTATCGGATACCTACTGGTGGGAAAGATCAGATGATATCCAATTTAGCTAAATCAGAAACCTGCTCACTGGTAGGCAAAGAATCTGATCTGGACTTTACTGCGGTTATTACTCCTATTATTCGACAACTTATTGATGAATTTGGAGCCTGCCAACTGATAGAAATTTGGCAAGATAAAGACATGGAGGCTGATGTCACCATTCATATTTCACAAAAATCAGCCTTATCAGTTGCTCAAAAATTTATCAAAGATTTTAAAACCGATGAGCAAAACCTAGGTTTAACAAGTGAAATTAAAAAGGATGCTAAATCACCAAAACCTCCTGAAACATCTCCGATTATCAATCTGTTAGCAGCGGAATTCAAACAATTGCTTTACATGGGAATAGCGATCAAACCGCATTACTTAGATACAGTATCAGGGACGGTTTATCCTCTTATTCTCAGGAATTACCGAGATCTATTTACAAAAAGCTTACGAAAGAGTTTTTTAGAATTTGTACGTCTGCATACTTCTTTAAAAGTCTCGCAATTCAGAATGTTAAAAACCACAGAACTGCAACCCCTTGTTCTGGAAATTGATCAAAGTTTAGCCGCTGAAAGTCAAAAGTTTGATTTTTTGTTGTTAGTCAGTCCCTTAAACGCTCGTGAAGCTTGGTTACAATTTAAAAAAGATAAATTTCTGAAATCTCCGAAATTTCGGTACAGACCCATGCCGATAGATCCCGAATTGGTCAAGCGTAATTTATATAATTTGCAGATAGAAGATATCGATGATCCAACGATCGCTTATCTTTTTAGAGACAAACGAAAAGAATTGGACGCCATGATGACCATGCTCATCGATCGAGGTAATGAAGGATTTTTGCTTGGTAGTCTACAGGTTTTTGGCAATGTCAATGATCATTTATTGGAAACAGCAAAAGCCATATTATTCGTGTACGAACATGTTGGAAGAAAATCTACCCCTCCTAAAAAACTCATCAACGCCACCGAATTTGCCAAGCTAGCAAAAGAAGAATTACAATACTTAAGACTACAGCTCCCTTCTTTGGAGACTGGTGTTCGGATTCGAGAAGATATTACAGGTATCATGGTCAATCGTGGCGTTCTGAATATCAGTAAGTACTATGAAATAGAAGAATCCAGGGCAATTGCCCTGATACAGCATGAAGTCGGGACACACATTGTCACCTACTTTAATGGGAAGTCACAACCTTTTAAACTTTTCAGCCTTGGTGTACCGGGTTATGAACAATTGCAGGAAGGACTCGCTGTATTCTCAGAATATATGGTCAATGAACTCAGTGCAGAGCGATTGCGTATTATTGCTGCTCGAGTGGTTGCCGTACATCATATGTTAGCCGGTCATAATTTCAGCGATACATTCTTCTTATTGGTTGATCAATATCATTTTATTGAAGAAACAGCTTTTCACATCTGTACACGTGTATATCGAGGAGGAGGTTTTACCAAGGATGCCCTGTATCTCAAGGGATTGATGAGCATCATTACCTACATTCGAGAAGGAAGAGATCTCTCTACGCTTCTTATTGGCAAGATCAGAGAAGATTATATCCCCATCGTAAAAGAATTAACACAAAGAGGTCTTCTACGTAACCCTATCTTGAAACCACGTTACTTATCAGATCCTTATATAGCGAATTTAGAAAGAATAAAATCAGGAGATAATATTTTCAACCTTTCCAATTATTAA
- a CDS encoding putative quinol monooxygenase — MKINMNMQRNLYKIGFVLITLLTGLFANNKAIAQKKDMLIRISEIEIYPEHLTAYKVILQEEAEASMKLEAGVVAIFPMYQKEDSTQIRIVEIYNGNKAYQSHLKTPHFLKYKTMTLKMVKALKLIDMDAIDPASMKLIFRKLKN, encoded by the coding sequence ATGAAAATAAACATGAATATGCAGCGTAATCTTTATAAAATAGGATTTGTATTGATCACCCTCCTGACAGGACTATTTGCTAATAATAAAGCTATAGCACAAAAAAAAGACATGCTAATACGTATATCAGAAATCGAAATATATCCAGAACATCTGACTGCATATAAAGTGATCTTACAAGAAGAAGCCGAAGCATCCATGAAGCTGGAAGCAGGAGTCGTTGCCATTTTCCCAATGTATCAAAAAGAAGATTCCACGCAAATAAGGATAGTAGAAATATACAATGGTAATAAGGCATATCAATCTCATTTGAAAACTCCGCATTTTCTAAAATATAAAACGATGACACTTAAAATGGTCAAGGCTTTAAAGTTAATAGATATGGATGCGATTGATCCAGCGTCCATGAAATTGATATTCAGAAAATTGAAAAATTAA
- a CDS encoding N-formylglutamate amidohydrolase, with protein sequence MEIHYVLEEKGGPVLALAIHDGHQLADQLAPFMNLSASERRREEDPFTGLLTDIGTNRFIVKTSRFQVDLNRPIQDSVYLRPDQAWGLHVWRETPSKTMIEQIRHSYRYIQKVLSSVIEKSIQRYGYFIIYDIHSYNAKRLGPDETIDTNANPQINIGTIHNKGIWRPLIDTFMKYLTENNINGQSIDVRENVKFSGGYLSQWITSKYGQKGCVLSIEFRKDFMNEWTGIPNLNHVEALRKLLHSSLSFIKQSYQHHYGSK encoded by the coding sequence ATGGAAATACATTATGTTTTAGAAGAAAAAGGTGGACCAGTCCTCGCATTGGCCATCCACGATGGACATCAACTAGCGGATCAACTTGCTCCTTTCATGAACCTTTCAGCATCAGAACGACGAAGAGAAGAAGACCCCTTTACAGGATTATTAACGGATATTGGTACCAATCGGTTCATTGTTAAAACATCCAGGTTCCAAGTCGATCTCAACAGACCTATTCAAGATTCCGTTTACCTACGGCCCGATCAAGCTTGGGGTCTACACGTATGGAGAGAAACACCTTCTAAAACAATGATAGAACAAATCCGTCACTCCTATCGCTATATCCAAAAAGTACTGTCCTCTGTTATCGAAAAAAGCATTCAACGTTATGGTTATTTTATCATTTATGATATTCATAGCTATAATGCCAAACGCTTAGGTCCTGATGAGACTATTGATACTAACGCGAATCCGCAGATAAATATTGGAACTATCCATAACAAAGGTATTTGGAGACCGCTGATCGACACATTTATGAAATATCTGACAGAGAACAACATTAACGGACAATCCATTGATGTACGAGAAAATGTGAAATTCTCAGGTGGTTATCTTTCTCAATGGATTACCAGTAAATATGGACAAAAAGGTTGTGTCCTATCAATTGAATTTAGAAAAGATTTTATGAATGAATGGACAGGGATTCCAAATCTCAACCATGTCGAAGCGCTTAGAAAATTATTACACTCTTCCCTATCTTTCATAAAACAAAGCTATCAACATCATTATGGATCCAAGTAA
- a CDS encoding WG repeat-containing protein has translation MKILLTLSVILFHLSIYAQNDPKLFPVNDRKVGYLGYYLKDGTNIVKPQFCSASYHMDGYYRVSKAEHEFDIHGNRTENHVPNTEKFGLLNSKGQFIIDFKNDYDYIAVDKGIIYVLKNNFYGVVNDKNQIVIPIEYSNITIEDKNRIIAEKNGKYGILNYINEIIIPFDYDYISETSPNENDNGFYAIAEINQHYTVINQDNKYLFPLTETALIALTKKSILAEKDNKFGLVDYHLKPILPFDFETLTIYDEKLRATKNGYEYYYTIGGELIEKKRIPEEGVKN, from the coding sequence ATGAAAATACTACTTACACTCTCTGTTATATTATTCCACTTATCAATTTATGCTCAAAATGATCCTAAATTATTTCCTGTCAATGATAGAAAAGTAGGTTATTTAGGCTATTATCTTAAAGATGGAACAAACATTGTGAAACCTCAATTCTGCTCTGCATCTTATCATATGGATGGCTATTATCGCGTATCAAAAGCCGAACACGAATTTGATATTCACGGAAATAGAACAGAAAATCATGTACCTAACACAGAGAAATTTGGATTGCTTAACAGTAAAGGTCAATTTATAATTGACTTCAAAAACGACTATGACTACATTGCTGTAGATAAAGGAATAATTTACGTCTTAAAAAACAATTTTTATGGCGTTGTAAATGACAAAAACCAAATTGTAATTCCAATAGAATATAGCAATATTACCATTGAAGATAAAAACAGAATAATTGCTGAAAAGAATGGAAAATATGGTATTCTTAATTATATAAACGAAATAATTATACCATTCGATTATGATTATATTTCTGAAACATCCCCTAATGAAAATGATAATGGTTTCTATGCTATAGCTGAAATAAATCAACATTATACAGTCATTAATCAGGACAATAAATACCTATTCCCATTGACGGAAACAGCGTTAATAGCCTTGACGAAGAAATCAATTTTAGCTGAAAAGGACAATAAATTTGGACTAGTTGATTATCATCTTAAACCAATTTTACCATTTGATTTTGAGACTCTTACTATTTATGATGAAAAGTTACGAGCAACAAAAAATGGATATGAATATTATTATACAATTGGTGGTGAATTGATAGAAAAGAAACGAATACCAGAAGAAGGTGTAAAAAATTAA
- a CDS encoding ligase-associated DNA damage response exonuclease, whose amino-acid sequence MALITFTNRGIYCKQGDFYIDPWLPVDYAVTTHGHADHVRWGNKYYLCHHLTKAIIKCRISEDLVVESLAYGETVVRNGVQISFHPAGHVIGSAQVRLAYKGEVCVISGDYKIEYDGISTAFEPVKCHTFVSESTFGLPIYNWLPQENIIADIKQWATQNQVDHKTTVLIAYSLGKAQRLLQNLAGHMPIYVHNSIARLNEAIEHAGVPLPFHTKITAEMSKDELQGGILIVPPAMQDTKWIKSLHTAAVGVCSGWMQVRSHRRWQSADAGFALSDHADWNGLTSAIRATGAEKVYVTHGFTSVFARYLSEIGISAEAVSTQFGTEEDEGEMAGKEVAS is encoded by the coding sequence ATGGCTTTAATAACATTTACAAATAGAGGTATTTATTGCAAACAGGGTGACTTTTATATTGATCCTTGGTTGCCCGTTGATTATGCTGTAACGACGCATGGACATGCTGATCATGTTCGGTGGGGAAACAAATACTACCTATGCCACCATTTAACCAAGGCTATTATTAAGTGTAGAATTAGTGAAGATCTGGTTGTCGAATCATTAGCTTATGGGGAAACAGTTGTCAGAAATGGTGTGCAAATTTCTTTTCATCCCGCTGGTCATGTAATTGGTTCAGCGCAAGTTCGTTTGGCTTATAAAGGGGAGGTTTGTGTTATTTCTGGGGATTATAAAATCGAGTACGATGGCATCAGTACCGCTTTTGAACCCGTTAAGTGCCATACTTTTGTTTCGGAGAGTACCTTTGGTCTTCCTATTTACAATTGGTTGCCTCAGGAAAATATAATTGCGGATATCAAACAATGGGCGACACAGAATCAAGTGGATCATAAAACCACAGTTCTGATTGCTTATAGTTTGGGAAAAGCACAACGGCTACTGCAAAATTTAGCTGGACATATGCCGATCTATGTGCATAATAGTATTGCTCGATTAAATGAAGCGATTGAACATGCTGGTGTTCCACTACCTTTTCATACAAAAATAACCGCAGAGATGAGTAAAGATGAATTGCAGGGCGGTATTTTAATTGTTCCACCAGCGATGCAGGATACCAAGTGGATCAAGAGTTTACATACAGCAGCTGTAGGTGTATGTTCCGGATGGATGCAAGTGCGATCGCACCGGAGATGGCAAAGTGCTGATGCAGGTTTTGCTTTAAGTGATCATGCTGATTGGAATGGTCTGACAAGTGCAATTCGTGCAACAGGAGCGGAAAAAGTATATGTCACACATGGCTTTACCTCTGTTTTTGCACGTTATTTATCAGAAATCGGTATCTCTGCTGAAGCTGTCTCAACCCAGTTTGGGACAGAGGAAGATGAAGGAGAAATGGCAGGGAAGGAGGTTGCTTCTTGA
- a CDS encoding glutathione synthase, producing MKIAFVINQTHKEKAGFTTTLLAYSALQRGHSVYYIGLADFVYLDHDKIAAHARIIRQIGNIADTQQLIDALKSTSKERVFMDDFDVLWLRFDPVLDMINRPWAAAMGLQFAQLAQKLGVRVLNDPRALVDAENKLYLENFPEEIRPRTIVTRSYDDVKQFFEEQHHEIILKPLKGSGGKNVFLVNKQESKNLKQIVEVICRDGYLIAQEYLPKAQYGDIRFFLLNGKPLIRNGKYASVHRVQSTGEIRSNIHQGAKAQKAVISPEMLQMVEKVAEKLIQDGMYFVGLDIIDDKIMEINVFSPGALLQASELNGEDYAAAIIEDLEKSNGKNKTE from the coding sequence ATGAAAATCGCATTTGTTATCAATCAAACCCACAAAGAAAAAGCTGGTTTTACGACAACATTATTAGCCTATAGTGCCCTCCAACGTGGTCATTCCGTCTATTATATTGGTTTGGCAGATTTTGTCTATCTTGATCACGACAAGATCGCCGCTCATGCTCGAATCATACGTCAGATAGGCAATATTGCTGACACTCAACAATTGATAGATGCCCTTAAGTCCACCAGCAAAGAACGTGTGTTTATGGATGATTTTGATGTCCTTTGGCTCCGATTTGATCCTGTTCTTGACATGATTAATAGACCTTGGGCTGCGGCAATGGGATTGCAATTTGCACAACTGGCGCAAAAACTTGGTGTACGCGTACTCAATGATCCCCGTGCACTCGTTGATGCAGAAAACAAGCTTTATCTGGAGAATTTCCCTGAAGAAATTCGTCCCCGTACCATCGTGACCCGAAGTTATGATGATGTCAAACAATTTTTTGAGGAGCAGCATCATGAAATTATCCTAAAACCATTAAAAGGATCTGGTGGTAAGAACGTATTTCTGGTCAATAAGCAAGAAAGTAAAAACCTCAAACAAATTGTGGAAGTGATCTGTCGAGACGGCTATTTAATCGCGCAGGAATACCTCCCAAAAGCGCAGTATGGAGATATTCGTTTCTTCCTACTCAATGGAAAACCATTAATCCGGAACGGAAAGTACGCAAGCGTCCATCGTGTACAATCTACTGGCGAAATCAGAAGCAATATCCATCAAGGAGCCAAGGCTCAAAAAGCTGTCATCAGCCCTGAAATGCTTCAAATGGTGGAAAAGGTTGCTGAAAAACTCATACAAGATGGTATGTACTTCGTAGGATTAGACATCATTGATGATAAAATAATGGAGATCAATGTCTTTAGTCCTGGAGCATTACTCCAAGCATCAGAACTGAATGGCGAAGATTATGCAGCTGCAATTATTGAAGATCTTGAAAAATCCAATGGAAAAAATAAAACGGAATAA